In Clupea harengus chromosome 23, Ch_v2.0.2, whole genome shotgun sequence, the sequence CGTCAGGGCCATGCAGCGGTCCAGGCTCATCCACGTCAGCGAGAACACACTGCTGTACATGTTCacctgtaagagagagacacacacacacacacacacacacccacaatgcaATGGGTTAGAGAAATCATACACTGTTGTCAGGGAGAACACACTGCTGTATATGCTTATCTGAAAGaaacgcagatacacacacacacacagacagtccaaTGGGTTAAAGTAATCATACACTGTTGTACCCCTTCAGCTTTTTGCTGAAGTAGCATCTGATGTCTTGGGTTTAGCATACAAATGAAAGAGGACTCTTACTCTCGTAATGTGATTTACTGGCGTGGTTAATGCTTTTTTCATCAGGCAGCGATGGAAGACAGCTATCTGCACATAGGCATTCTGTGGCTGTACGCTCTGTAGGACCCACATATACCTGATATCTGACTACCTTGCAGTTGAACCGTAGAAGATGATTGAGATAAATTGACCTATTAGTGCACCTCCGAAGTTAGAGGCAAGCCATGGGGAAAGGGTACTGCAGATAGGTTACCAAGGTTACCAGGTGTTCAGACATTCCTTAGTCACATCTTCATCGTACATTACATTTTGCATTCAGACTTGCATGCCAAATTATCGCTTCAAGCCTTTATGACCCATGACCTGCGGTCACTAGCCTGGCTCCAAATGTCAATGCCTGGCCCTCATGTCAAGCACTgacccaatacacacacacactctcacgaaGGGTCACTGAGTCAATCCGAGGACagcagggagggtgtgtgtgtgtgtgtgtgtgtgtgtgtgtaatgaacaCTCAAGTCCTGTAAGGTCAtcttctattgtgtgtgtgtgtgtgtgtgtgtgtgtgtgtgtgtacattctgctgactgtgtctgtgatggataCAGTCCCATCCCAATTTatattctgtgttttgttttttccccactgATTTTCATAACATCTAACAGCTAGCCGTTTGGTTATCACAGAGTTGCATTAtgggtagggctgaacgatttgggaaaataatctaattgcgatttatTCCCCCAATATTGTGATTTAAGCCCTAATTATGGGTAATACCTAAACCCAGCGGTCAGACCACAGAGCTGGCCAGAGGAGGACCTTCCAGTTGCCAGTGCCATGTTTGCACTTACCTGCAGAAACAGCGCCATGCAGGTGCAGAGCAGGGCGTTGTCATAGTAATGGGCGTTGACGTTGAACACCTCGATGAGCGAGTCTAGCACCAGCACCAGGTCGGCCAGCGCCAGGTTAGTGAAGTACAGGTCGGGCGCGGTCATGCGGGAACAGGGGTCAAGGTTCACCAGCATGATCAGGAGATTACCCAGAAGGCCGAGCGGGAACAGGAAGGTGGTgtagaggcaggagaggagcaggCTCACCACAAACGCGTTTTGGGAGAGCAGGTCGGTTGCAGCCGTGTCGTTGCCAAGCCACAGGGGCAGCTCGGAGGTGTTTGGTAGGGGTGTCATCGAAAACTCCATTCCATGTCAAGTTGCGTTGGCCTCTTATGTCACATGGTGGCTGACTGTGTTTACTCTGTCACCTCGCCCCTcagcgtgtgcatgcgtgtgtgtacttgcaCTCTTGAGTTTGTTAGTTCACCTCTTCTCAGTTTGTTGGATGgatgtccctcacacacacttccctgtgCCTTCTgtgagaagacagacagacagacagacagacagacagacagacagacagacagacagacagacagacagacagacatagacagatagacctgtgaggctgtgtgtgtgtggacagtctTTCTCTTATTCTGATGATACTGAATCAGCACTCGGGAAACATCCTTTGCTAGTAGGCTTCTGCAGTTTCTACACTACACCTTTTTTCAGATCTTTAGGGAAGGATATTTAAATCGGAATGGTTGCCCCGTTTTATTGACTGTAAACATAGCTTACATAGCTCCTTTCTAAGAAAGGTCAGCTGACAGTCATCTTTGAAACATACAGAGCTTGCTTATTAAAGCAGTGTTTGTAGAGGGCTAAGATTTCATAATGGAAATTCTGGTGGAATTAAGATAAATGCAGCAGCAGTATCATTGTCACTGTGTAGTTCTGCAACAGAAGTTCGAACAGAAattcacaacacaacatactgtAGAAAGAAAGATACAGCCTCAGGGTCCAAAAAAAAGATTAATAgaatttacattttattcatgGGAAAGAAGCTAATAGCCTTTTGATAAGTAGCTTGTGTAAGAACTGTAATACTGCACACCTGTGGTAAGTGGTACAGCTGTTCGCTATCGCTGATGACTATTGCCCTAGTACTTGTGAGCAGAGAGACAAATCTGTGCTACTTTTGATAAACGTTGTATCTCTAGTTTCCAGTCTCCATAAACTGAAGTTTTCCATTCATTTGGAGTTTATGTTTCACCTACACCGATGGTTGATGCCCTTAACACAGGCACACCTAAACAGCTCATGTCTATTTATCGCGCTTCCTTCTTCTATTTGTACAAGTTTTATGCCACTGAAACACTGACCAACCTCTCATTTATGCAGTCTGAAGCAAAGACTGACCTTCCATTAAAATCATCCATAAAACCACAGAACGCATAGGCCAGGTGCAGTTCTTACCTCTTTGTGTCTTTGGCCTTATTTGCGTTTTTCCAAGGTAAAGTAGATATATCCAGCCGTTATAGCCTTCCCTTTtcccctcatctttctctcGTGTGCTCAGTACGTTTCCTaaatctttctttctgtctttgtaacGCACACCTGGTGTACCTGTCCGTCATGTGCTCTTCTGAGAATCTGCTTGTCGCCCACTGTGACTGGCTCCGCCTACCTCCCCTACTTCGACCACTCCCCTCTGCAGTTTTCTCCCACTGGTCTTCTGTGGCTTAAGACCCGGGGCCTTACAAAGGTGCAACATTATGCGCATTATAGGTGTAGATTGCATAGTCaaacaatgcaaataaaaaTCTTTTAGAActataattttattttaaagGCACAAGGAAACaagtgtgtgttaagtttgaTTTTagtattgtgtttgttttttttattgggtAATTTTGcccttgtgtgtctttgtgaggcAGTGCATTTTACACAAATGGATACAGTGGTTTCTAGAATTCACTGGTTTGTTGAGATAAATCTTTGTATTTTTTCATCGTTCCAGCGTatgtaggtggtgtgtgtgtgtgtgtgtgtgtgtgtgtgtgtctaatgtacaaatatataaacacaggAAAGGGAGGCGGCGGCGGTGTGATGCAGGGAACGTGGCGACTGCATGTTTACTGCAAACAAAATGGATGCTGATTGAAATGGGCCCTTAAGCAGGagatgtggagggagagagtgtactCTAAAATATGTGCACTCATAACCAGGGGTCCACTGAGTCCAGAGGGCTCCCAAAGAAATAGCCTGACTGTTAGCATGCcaaaggtgtgtgagtgtgtgtgcgtgtgagagtgtgcgcgtgtgcatgcacatgcatgcatggcTGTACACAGGGTTTTACGGTCCAAAAATGAGCTTGCTAGGGTTTTTgatttttggaggggggggtggattTCCCTGACCTACACTGACAACTATAGCTTTAAAACCATGTCAGTGCAGTAACATAACTTATCTGTAACGCAGTAATGCATGGGAATCAGGTTCCATCAAACTAATGTAGAAATGTGCCTCTGACCGACatcagttttctctctctctctctctctctctctctctctctctctctctctctctctctctctctctctctcctgtcccctcTCTTCCAGCCTGGTCTCCCCCAGTATTGGTCTGCTTGTGTGGTCTGTCTCTCAGAGTCTTTCCCctttgtgtctcctgtgtgttttgggtCTGTAAAGGATGCAGAATGAGGGGTAGGTTCTCGGAACTGGTCTGACAGATCGAGAAACGTAGGCGCCGTCTGAGGTCAAGTCTCCAATGCCATTGTTTACTATGATGGTGCTGCCTTTAGTGGTAGACTGATCATATCGCTCGGCTGCGCTGACATCATGCCTTGGGCTTAGCAGCCAGTTGTGACATTGTTGCTTGTCTGTTAAATCAGCCAAGCTGTATGAAGtgagaagtttaaaaaaaaaaaaaaaatcgttaaTAGTCTGTGATCTGCTTTCATCAGGAGCGAAGAGTgctggagaggaagatgaaaaagattttaaagaaagaggagaaattgcgaaaaagagaagaggggaccggtgaggagaagaaagaggaccAGAGCAAAGCAACAGAGAAGGCACTGGAATATCTGAGCTGGTAAAAgacttatacacactcacactctctctctttctctcacacactcacactctctctctctcacacacacactctctctcgctcacatcccccccccctctctctcacacactctcctgctgtctctccatctctctctgatggATACAGTAAATAACAAAGTAGACCTCTGTGcatgcacaaatgcatacacatgcacagaagtatataaatatgtattatacggctcttcagaatgttccaaaaagtttgGTTGATtcgaatgggccaccccaacgttcgcaggtctgtaatttcttgatattcaccgctgcgaaaagttaatgaccgctgtcattggcaacagggTTTTGTGCtactaattcacatctttcatatcattccgcaagtagtccggtcatttaacgcaatggaaagtcattgtaacttgacgtcggcaagtaatgggttgctatgcaacacatgaaactttaaagttctatttccTTGAAGAACTgatttttcttagcggaaatcacgaaacggcaacaaaatcattaaaaagaggtattttggaggaatttctatcgttttggcaagtaaccgtataataagcggctggtcattatcgaaaaataaatcccttcacgACGAAACAAGGTTATTTTTGGTTATAATACGGGTaaatgaaatcaagcattctgattgggtgtactgtattgagccataatgtactgtatagctgtttacatttacctgagcgttccatatcagtgcgcactcaaaaTAACGGTAGATTTTGCTCGACCGTTGTCATTTCAAGCTTGCTGGAGAAGGCACTTCCAACACCGAGCCACCGGCAAAGAGAGCAAGAGTAGTCTGAAGCAATATCATCAGAGACGAAGTGGACATGAGAAACGTTTTCCACGGATGCACAATTAATGGAGATATCCAAATCAACATAAACACACGTTAACAACAGCCTAATGTTAGTCTATCGAGTCCCAAGTCACTCGTAACTTTAGTTAACTAAGTTTAAACAGCATAGGCTATTTAGGTTACGTTTATTAACTTAAAGTTGTTAACGAAGCAtttatgattgatttataaTGTTTAGACCtaatgtttaaattaaatatcATTTTATTGAAAGTGTCCCATTGTCATTTTTGTTATTTCAATGGCAACTTTTATAAAATGAGCAATGAATGAGATGGTGCCAGATCTAGCAAGGAGACCTGGGATGTTTTCAGACGAACCACAAATGAATGTCGATCTCCTAGCTAATCATCCACAAACTTTTGGTGCTAGGCCATGGGTGGCTAACCAGTCCAGCTCAAAGAGCCACaacaaaacccaacaccatttcgaagagccacatgaatctaggttcccacttttggggggggggggaaaggccctacataaaacctattattttccctgtgacccagcaaaaccaggggggtctgggggcatgctcccccataagaattttttcaaaataaccttttaaatagtgtcctctagtgggttttaggaagagaaattaacacattttgatttaaaatatggcacagaaataaacataatgaagacatctgctgagataggtgctaattatactgtagcatggtagggatttgcagctcaagtgagtaggttaacgttgtaggctagagttcactagctagttatagctggcgaagctactgagtagggtagcatacccacaggatcaatgaaccggcatgataaaagagagccacgacatctattaTTAACTcgagatgatttaaccatttcgtttcttttactattttaaacttcatatatatttttcggtggggctaaggaaacttttgggggggctactCCAGAGATCACTTCTCAATATCTGTACATAACTGTGTCTcaattatgttgttaatgtcagatatcctctgttcaattttcgtgcctgacagctgcaggtctgacacagaccgctatgatccgtcattttcagggttgaggatagcaacgacatcacgtacacaagacttcacaaactctccctcactatattacttttttgctcgagcaatattccatgccacctgatacgatgccaacgtgaccgtttcagagtaCTTTGTGAATTTCCGAAAACgctgagtctgtttctctgactgacgtTTCAAAGTATTGACCTTGTGCTTGcacagctctgtgcctttaggaACTCCTGGGCtattgtcgctacacgatggtagtcctttgggggatcatagtccctcacattgcgcatgctcagacacaaacggtttacggcataaggctcaacatcaacatcaacatatctggcttgtcttaacgcataatctaggtttatttaacgtaatatttaataatgttgtaaacggtttaaacgtcaacatatggggcttgtcttaacgcataatgtgggtatatttaatgttatatttaattatgttgtaaacggctaacagcataaggctctacgtcaacatatgaaacgaaactggggagagactttttgatcctccacctcatctgttttgtccactgtgacatcttctttgtttttaaataaatggtcatgttttcaaaaaactggctttcgtcgcttctctccatgattgaaaacggatctgtcgttgtgacgcatgagcgcgcggcttcgctgtcgacagcagtcgacagtgtcgcaaaatgacgcatgcgcaatgtgagggactacgatcccccaaaggactaccatcgtgtagcgacagctATGAGACGGCGCTCCAAGTTTGATGCtttaaaatgcgacagtgacGTCTGGCATATTAAGCAGAGGGGGTTTCCATTTCGCTCCGCAAATAATTCCTCCCATTCAGGCAAAAAAACGTCCGgtgttcatcttcatattttcgTTTAGCTTTACGCTTTCCTGGATCCATGGCATTCTGTCAGTAGCTACTGCTAGTCTGGCTAGTAACACTCTGAGACTGGGTGCACACAttagaatgtttcatgtttgcaACATTAACGTTACTTAAAGACATCTCTCAAGATCGCGAgatgacaaaatatacatgaataaatagcacatttaaatcggacagctttttgtctgtattgccaaatatatgcatatgcattttagatgtttattttacaatatgaaaattCTGTACACCAAGAACAAAGTCAGTGAGCACTCGAGCTGGAGCCGAGCCGCACGTCGGCCGGCAAAGAGCCGCAGGTTCGCCACCCCTGTGCTAGGCTAACAaacgtgatgttcccaatgctgtttgtctgttgcatggcaactgttgcatagcaacagccacacattcggggactattttctctagGCTACTAAAATGCCTTTCTCCGCTACacgtcgggcctaacaacacccttgaacagtacattattgacgatacagtactgcctctcgtaccttattgcttaaatgATGACcaccggacaatacattatcccttacatagcAGACATActtttatatacatattttgTCTCTGATCACTCTTAGTCAAAACATACAGCAATGATGCATACAAAGGTGACATTCATATCATAAGTGGCATGTTCAACATAACTGTGAATGTATTTGATTTCTCATCATTTTAGCTGGTCTGAGCGGAAATCTGAGTGGAAGTTTCAGAAGATAAGACAGACGTGGCTTCTTCAGCACATGTATGATGCAGAAAAGGtaaaccataaacacacacacacacacacacccacgcgcacacacacacacacacacacacacatctccatgaCCACTCCTCTCTACACATAGTATACACTATGCTTCAGGCCTCACCACAGGGGAGAAGAGAACCGGCCAATCAGCAGTGCTCCCGTTTAGTTCTGCACAATTTGCATTTTTGCTGCTAGAATGATGGCAGTCACAACACCGAGGATGTTTACTGATGCACCTGGCTCAtccacactctttctttctccctttatctctccctctttctttcttcctttgtctctctctttctctccctctttctttctttctcccttcatctctccctcattctcctgtctcttattctctctcccttcctttgcCCCCCTAAGGTGTCTGATGCGTCTTTCTCCATCACAATGTCATATCTGGAGAATATGCGTGGAACGGCGCGGGACGTCACCGTTGAGAAAGCCGAGGCCATGATCAAAGAGGACAAAGCGGACGCGTCTCAAAGTGAAGAGGAGCAGAAAAGAATAAAGAGGGCCCTAGAAGTTGTTCGGCTTCTCTCTGtagactaatacacacacacacacacacacacatgcacaccttatacattaaaacatgttttaactaattaatgtgtgtgttgcatcagTTTGTAGTTCCCCTCTCTGGAATTTGGATGAACAGTACACTGTCATTTGCTCAAATGATTTACTGCTTTGCTCTAAGAATGTACCACTGGATTCATCAACCTCCCCTAAAGAGTGCCCATTTCCTTTTCTTGCAATTAAAACACATTCTAAAGAGGAAAGTGATGTTGGTAGTTTGAAGGTAGCAAAGGTGTTATTCATCCTGCCTGAAATGTTATTTGACCTCATTCTTTGTGCGACATAAAAGATGAAGAAAGGCTTTTGTTTTGTAAGCTGTGCATGTAGACTTTATAAGTAGTCATTATCTGCCCTTTTTTACTATTAAACAATACATGTTTTAACATAATCAAAGATAACTGTCATCTCTATTACACATACTCTGCTGTTATTTGCGGTTATATATTTCGAGAAAGATCTTTCGTATGTTGGTTGAtaataaaaaactaaaattcTCCAGTTTTGTGAGGACTTTTAAGTGCATACATTGCGTGGTGTTAttttgacagaaaaaaatcGAAAGCACCCGGAAGTCCAAATTCTCATAGGGGTCATAATGCCACACAAAGCTTTGAGCATTCAGTTAATGTAACAGCTGCATGATTCTGTCAAGTTTGACcataatacattatttattttaacgCGCATTTGAGTACCTATTCTGACAGGGTCGGTATTCAAAAGACAACTACACGTTCCCGAGTTGCACAGGGAAGATGACAGGATGCTGACTCCAACATTAGCGAGCTAGCATGTCAGTTGAAGTTAGCCCGAGACTATTTTTGAGAACAACAATAAACGTTTTGTTAATTGGCCTTACTTCTTAATTGAACAATTGAAAATCAGGAAACCATCCCGCTACCGATATCTTATGGCTGCTGGTTTTATGTCAATTTTACTCAAACGCCTATGGAAAAAACTTTATTGGCAGCACTACCCGGCTCCTCACCAACAATTCACCGCTTCACCGGTCCTTACGAATCTCACATTGTGAGTATATATGTTAACTCAGCATATTTCTAACTGTTTATATCGGACCTCTTTCTAGAGACATTGTCCTGATGCTTCCATATTGTGTAAAAGCATGACTACACTGTCTGGTGTCGCGCCGGTCAGAAAGAGACTGAGGCTTGAGACCACTTCTCCTGAAAGTGTCAACAAAGCAGGTCTTCAGTCCAAATCGCCCACCACCATAACAGACGCCGACAAAGGCAAGGGCATAAAGACTCTAAATGATATTCTTGATTAACACCAGTGAACCTTTTAATCTCCCCTTGCTTACCATCACGTTTAACTAAAACTATTAATGTTATTAATTATTATGTGCTATGTATCTCTATTCTAGGAACCGGGAAAGAAGGTCTCCTTACAAGTGTTGCTGCAATGGATAGAGTAGTGAGCAGTGAGGACAGGTGGGCTATTCTTTGTAAACCTCAGTTGTTCATTTAAATTAATTGCAATACCTTGCTGAATTGAAGAATCTTTTAACTGAAAGGTGTGTTTTACTACAGCTCAAAGAAACATGGCGAGACAGAGAAACCTGTGCGGTCTTGTCCACCTGGTAAGATGAGTGGGAGGCAGCCTTCATCACTAGAGCGGACGCAGGGACAATCCCGGACCCAGGTGGTTCGAGGAGGGAAAAGCTTCCAGCGCCAGAGGCCCAGGAGCTCCCTAGACAAATGGCTGGTGAAGAGGCCCAACCTGTCCTTGGAGCCCCAGACACAGCCCAGCGTCATGGACCCCGAAACCCAGATGGACGCAGACATGATGGACCCAGAGAGTCCTGACATGCTCCCCCTCCGGTCAGCCGCCCAtgcggagagagaggaggtcgACCGGATCCAGGCACGCTCCCAGAGCACCAGGGATGCTGCTGTCAGTTCAGCCCAGCCTGTGGAGGCCAAGGCCCAGGCTGAGAGCCTGACTGATGGGGATCTTACCCCAGATGAGCTGGACCAGGCAGGGGAGGACGTCACGATGGAGACCCAGAGCAGCATAGAGTCAGTCGGGTCATGGATGGGGCCCAAGGGATGTAATAAACCAGTGCCCAAAATCACAGACTTCTTCGGCAAACCTCCGTCAGCGACCCCCTCTACAAGGTATGTCCATCTCACTCTAGAGTGAAATTCTAAATTCTCCAATGTTTACCAAATCTTTTCCTAATATGTTGTTTCAGCATGGTGTAATTTGTGAATGGCAGATTGCTTGAGAATTTGTTTTAAGATAGTCTGGACGTATAATTTAGTAAGAATATTTTGTTGTTGGGCGGTGAGTGGTTGTCATGAAGTGAACCATGCTGTTCCTTCCTACAAAATATATTGTGCTTCCATTGAAAGTTTCCCActcaaaataaatcaaatgcgCTAATAGTGACCCCAAGTGGTAGTAGCTAGAATAACCATCACATGTGGGAACACTCCACGTCTTAGCATTTGGGAATTTTGACAGGCAGCTGCGTTTGAATCCTACCAGTAAAAGGCTTATTTGAAATAATGTACTGAATCTCTCGGGTTCTCTTGTTATCGTTGTAACGTTGTTACGTTATAAGGTTGGTATGTTGCGACATCGTCGTAAGGGAAGGCAGGTAAACTGGTGTAGCAAGGTTTAGTTTTCGATTGTCTGTCTTGGGTGAAACGAAAGTGAAAGCCTTCTTGCATTTCCGTAATTCagtaagtgtttgtgtctctttccCTTCAGCAAGTGATTACTTGCCAGGATATACCTGATCCAGCTGGCTGTATAATGGTTTTATTACCAGCATTATCATAGCAGGTCATAAATGGATCCAAGTAAACTGCCTTCCAAACTGAGAGTGAGACCAAAAGAGATTTTATTTGTTGCTGTTGTACGTATCAAAGCTGTTTGCTTTGGATGTCTAAAGGTCTGTAGTCGTTGACTGAATTTCTTCTGTGTTCTGTATGTATCTGTAATTCTGACCGATATTTTTGATGTATCTATAGTTTGACGATGGCTTTGTGGTCTATCAGTAATGTTTTTAGACTGTTTACATTGCGCTGTAGGTTTGTACCATAGAATTCTAGTTCTATATAGAATTCTAATTGTATGCTTTGTACAGTGTGGTGATAAGTCTTGTGTGTTCAACAGAGTATGAGGTTACTGTTCGGACTGTCTGTAGTGGGACTGTCCGCCTGCTTGTCCAGGTTTTGGCAAAATGACCCTGCGAGACCACATATTATAAGGGATTGGTTTTACTCTAGCAGGATACATTTACTGTGAGTTATTCATGCAAATAATTGTGTGTTATCTGCCGTTGGTGTTGCTTTCTGCTCTGTCTTGGTTTGGTTTTCACGct encodes:
- the LOC122128668 gene encoding uncharacterized protein C7orf50 homolog, translated to MKKILKKEEKLRKREEGTGEEKKEDQSKATEKALEYLSCWSERKSEWKFQKIRQTWLLQHMYDAEKVSDASFSITMSYLENMRGTARDVTVEKAEAMIKEDKADASQSEEEQKRIKRALEVVRLLSVD